A window of Chitinivibrio alkaliphilus ACht1 contains these coding sequences:
- a CDS encoding carboxypeptidase-like regulatory domain-containing protein produces the protein MRHIFGVCILLLLISCSLDMAGGNTSETTNGRVAVVDAGGDPVAHAEVALRRSSYTPISDPQGHQVIRAKTNERGFADFAEILPGEYTLTSRSDAGDRGLRSSILFTVEEEAQAVVRLDRPGSLYLDISSDYVDDSGVVYIAGTSYAERVQSSRDGAVRTVRFDSLPSGVLPPLWYSSEQAETPQLLLRGVEIMPDEETALFLDTVDAIRPLWEFSFTSRVSRDVIAGFSGDSAEFAQNIRTKLHRAEDVFNMDQLFDGEFRFILDTVLLFTEGSTFDTLGHGSDYFIDYHLEDPGVRTVDRLIALRGIVSYGDSPDRFFSEEFIEGSISLLAQLRGAYPLSSENISKEKNRVYSNVEFYHDETTYVDAPFSANRWHEVNFYGINSNGARVGGERDFLTRAIPERVSLTVRRNGDGTPISGATVEVFPLRYLDGVLENRVVFSGESNSDGVVSFSGDVYTEDGEIAYTNLFLRCTVDDQVFLRVLPLSHALTQYLQEGSSDFTSTIFLDIPLE, from the coding sequence ATGCGGCATATTTTTGGGGTATGTATACTACTGCTTTTGATATCCTGTTCTCTTGATATGGCCGGGGGGAATACCTCGGAAACAACAAACGGTAGAGTTGCCGTAGTAGATGCTGGGGGAGACCCCGTGGCTCATGCAGAGGTGGCCTTGCGAAGAAGTTCTTACACTCCGATTTCGGATCCTCAGGGGCATCAGGTCATCCGTGCCAAAACCAACGAAAGAGGCTTTGCCGATTTTGCAGAAATTCTTCCCGGTGAATACACTCTCACCTCACGAAGTGACGCGGGAGATCGGGGGCTGCGTTCTTCCATCCTCTTTACGGTGGAAGAGGAGGCGCAAGCCGTTGTTCGTCTTGATCGTCCCGGAAGTCTCTATTTGGATATATCTTCGGACTATGTAGACGACTCCGGGGTTGTGTATATTGCGGGGACTTCCTATGCGGAAAGAGTTCAGTCTTCTCGCGATGGCGCAGTACGAACGGTTCGTTTTGACTCTCTTCCTTCGGGAGTTCTTCCTCCGCTCTGGTATAGCTCTGAACAGGCTGAAACACCACAGCTTCTTCTTCGTGGAGTGGAAATTATGCCTGACGAAGAAACCGCCTTGTTTCTTGACACGGTGGATGCAATCCGCCCCCTGTGGGAGTTCTCCTTTACCTCACGGGTGAGTAGAGATGTTATTGCGGGATTTTCCGGTGACTCCGCTGAATTTGCTCAAAATATACGCACAAAATTACACCGTGCTGAAGATGTTTTTAATATGGATCAGCTTTTTGACGGAGAGTTTCGTTTTATCTTAGATACGGTGCTACTCTTTACTGAAGGTAGTACTTTTGATACCCTTGGGCATGGCTCTGACTACTTTATTGACTATCATCTGGAAGATCCTGGAGTACGTACGGTAGATCGTTTGATTGCCCTGCGGGGCATTGTTTCCTATGGAGATTCTCCAGATAGATTCTTTTCTGAGGAGTTTATCGAGGGGAGTATTTCCTTGTTAGCGCAGCTTCGGGGGGCCTATCCCCTTTCGTCAGAGAATATTTCGAAGGAGAAAAATCGCGTATACAGCAATGTTGAGTTTTATCATGATGAGACCACGTACGTTGATGCACCTTTTTCAGCAAACAGATGGCATGAGGTGAATTTTTACGGAATAAACAGTAACGGTGCCCGTGTGGGAGGAGAGCGTGATTTTCTCACGCGAGCTATTCCTGAACGAGTCTCTCTTACGGTGCGACGAAATGGTGATGGGACTCCGATCTCAGGGGCAACTGTGGAAGTTTTTCCTCTTCGCTATCTCGATGGGGTATTGGAAAACCGTGTGGTTTTTTCTGGAGAGTCAAATTCGGATGGAGTGGTATCCTTTTCCGGAGATGTTTATACAGAAGACGGTGAAATTGCGTATACGAATTTGTTTTTACGCTGCACCGTTGATGATCAGGTTTTTCTTCGTGTGCTTCCTCTATCCCATGCGCTTACCCAATATTTGCAGGAAGGAAGTAGCGATTTTACGAGCACAATCTTTCTTGATATTCCCCTTGAATAA
- a CDS encoding response regulator: MQKPPLHRILLQQTLCALSLLFMALVTVQYLVQKPRVENQFRANMEQQMHTMLPMYEEAISSYTHPHMAEHKSFIDEFISSSTAYIAEQTPVSYIEIHSAYHTFHAGNPPTEETSYLHVHNALPGENEPPPSVSIHLYTPHRVIQQELLRSLGISGLFILLSMAGVQALLWLLTRRLIESPLSQFIQRVKMMDRVEQLSPVRDISVPGREINALVQGFNTLVARIQEQNKEVQAQKDDLERRVTERTQQLEKTMAELDAQTVHVTDLALEAEMANAVKSEFLANMSHEIRTPMNSVIGMSQLALQGDLDAREKQYILNIYHAGKNLLKIINDLLDVSKLESGQFSIDKRPFSLQPILQNVARIMTVQCQQKDIQFLILHDMNIHEKMIGDPTRIEQVLLNLCGNAVKYTDTGEIVLTIRQVGSEETKSTLYFEITDSGIGMTQEECASVFAPFAQAKTNEHNSRGGTGLGLSIAYNLIQLMGGILEVSSKKDQGTTFFFTLALPIADGSAPLRSTIDAAFLQDMPCLVVDDNRVSAKVMTEILTNFGMDATPVYSSREALQTLLDAIQINMRIPAVFLDWRMPDMDGLTLAKEIQKLPLSRPPCVYLVTGMQASDAARTAEQKGVHLSGVMTKPCIPSQVFDMLAESFTTIQHRYSPEDERGIALKEVSFSGSRVLLVEDNRMNQELAEDILHRADIETVTLCNGEEAVEFIQNQDIHFDCILMDCQMPVMDGYTATRHIRKLRRGAALPIIAMTANGRNEDIAKSKEAGMDAHVVKPIDINSFYEVLATWLPQSEEPSKKSMAPKPPSSRKQNFSLLTCLNWKTALQRTDNDSEMYNKQLSLFVTSHGDFFSEYSRAFHDGDQNTYVRLAHTLKSNADLIGAEQLARLAAELEQVSREEQGSPRNLQKARAIQEELREVLGCIKAYQQEHAEEETGMTPEDPNAVLQTMIDLLENSDAEVLDIWDTYKTYLLKQYPKLPHKVDEYITSFSFSEALECFQTIYSGDTP; this comes from the coding sequence TTGCAAAAACCACCTCTGCACCGTATTTTGTTACAACAGACCCTTTGTGCTCTGTCACTCCTCTTTATGGCACTCGTCACCGTGCAATATCTGGTGCAGAAGCCCCGTGTTGAAAATCAATTTCGCGCTAACATGGAGCAACAGATGCACACGATGCTCCCCATGTATGAGGAAGCCATTTCCAGCTACACCCATCCTCACATGGCTGAACACAAGTCATTTATTGATGAATTTATCAGCTCATCCACCGCATATATTGCGGAACAAACCCCAGTTTCATACATTGAAATTCACAGTGCGTACCATACCTTTCATGCAGGAAATCCCCCCACGGAAGAAACATCCTATCTCCATGTGCATAATGCACTCCCCGGTGAAAATGAGCCTCCCCCTTCCGTATCAATACATCTGTATACCCCACATCGAGTTATTCAACAGGAACTCCTGCGGTCTTTGGGCATTTCTGGTCTCTTTATTCTTCTTTCCATGGCAGGGGTCCAGGCACTTCTTTGGCTCCTAACCCGACGCCTTATCGAATCCCCCCTTTCCCAGTTTATTCAGCGGGTAAAAATGATGGACCGGGTAGAACAACTCTCCCCGGTCCGTGACATTTCCGTACCGGGCCGTGAAATAAATGCTCTTGTGCAAGGCTTCAATACCCTTGTTGCACGAATCCAAGAACAAAACAAGGAAGTACAGGCACAGAAAGACGACTTGGAAAGACGCGTAACGGAACGGACACAACAGTTGGAAAAAACCATGGCCGAATTGGACGCTCAGACTGTCCATGTTACCGACCTTGCCTTGGAAGCAGAAATGGCTAATGCCGTTAAAAGTGAGTTCCTTGCAAACATGAGTCATGAGATTCGTACGCCCATGAACTCCGTTATCGGCATGTCCCAATTAGCCTTACAAGGCGACTTAGATGCCCGAGAAAAACAGTACATTCTAAATATTTATCACGCGGGAAAAAATCTCCTGAAAATCATCAATGACCTTTTGGATGTATCTAAATTAGAGTCCGGGCAATTCTCCATAGACAAACGCCCCTTTTCCCTGCAGCCAATATTACAAAATGTTGCCCGCATTATGACCGTACAATGCCAGCAAAAAGACATTCAATTTCTTATTCTTCACGATATGAACATCCATGAGAAGATGATTGGGGACCCCACACGCATAGAACAAGTATTACTCAACCTCTGTGGCAATGCCGTAAAATATACCGATACCGGTGAAATAGTTCTCACCATACGACAAGTAGGCTCTGAAGAAACAAAGAGCACCCTCTATTTTGAAATTACCGATAGCGGCATCGGTATGACCCAAGAAGAGTGCGCCTCCGTCTTTGCACCCTTTGCACAAGCAAAAACAAATGAACACAACTCACGAGGCGGTACCGGCCTTGGCTTAAGCATTGCCTATAATCTTATACAGCTTATGGGGGGAATTCTCGAGGTTAGCAGTAAAAAAGATCAGGGAACGACCTTTTTCTTTACCCTTGCACTCCCCATTGCCGATGGATCAGCCCCCTTACGTTCCACCATAGATGCTGCTTTTTTACAGGATATGCCCTGTCTGGTAGTGGATGACAACCGCGTTTCTGCAAAGGTAATGACCGAAATTCTTACGAATTTCGGTATGGATGCAACCCCTGTGTATTCCTCCAGGGAAGCCCTTCAGACTCTTCTTGACGCCATACAGATTAACATGCGTATTCCCGCAGTATTTCTTGATTGGAGAATGCCCGACATGGACGGCCTAACCCTCGCCAAGGAGATTCAAAAACTCCCCCTTTCCCGGCCACCGTGCGTGTATTTAGTGACAGGAATGCAAGCCTCAGATGCTGCCCGTACTGCAGAGCAGAAAGGAGTGCACCTTTCAGGGGTGATGACCAAGCCATGTATACCGTCACAGGTATTTGACATGCTCGCTGAGTCCTTTACCACAATACAGCACAGGTACTCTCCGGAAGATGAACGCGGTATTGCCCTCAAAGAGGTTTCCTTTTCTGGCTCTCGCGTCTTATTGGTTGAAGACAATCGAATGAATCAGGAATTAGCAGAAGATATACTGCACCGTGCTGATATAGAGACAGTTACCCTTTGCAACGGGGAAGAGGCTGTTGAGTTTATACAGAATCAAGATATCCACTTTGACTGTATTCTCATGGATTGCCAAATGCCGGTGATGGATGGCTATACAGCGACACGGCATATCCGTAAGCTTCGTCGTGGAGCAGCACTCCCCATTATTGCCATGACAGCCAACGGCCGAAACGAAGACATTGCAAAATCGAAAGAGGCAGGCATGGATGCCCATGTGGTAAAACCCATAGATATCAACTCTTTTTACGAGGTCCTGGCAACGTGGTTGCCTCAATCAGAAGAACCATCGAAAAAAAGTATGGCACCCAAGCCGCCCTCTTCCCGGAAGCAAAATTTCTCACTTCTTACCTGCCTTAATTGGAAAACAGCTCTGCAACGCACCGATAATGATAGTGAGATGTACAACAAACAACTCTCACTTTTTGTGACATCGCACGGGGATTTTTTCTCTGAATACAGTCGTGCATTCCATGATGGAGACCAAAATACGTATGTCCGCCTTGCCCATACTCTCAAATCAAATGCCGATCTTATCGGAGCAGAACAGCTTGCACGTCTGGCTGCGGAACTTGAACAGGTATCACGCGAGGAACAAGGCTCTCCTCGCAATCTACAAAAAGCCCGGGCAATACAGGAGGAGCTCCGAGAGGTTCTTGGCTGCATAAAAGCATATCAACAAGAGCATGCCGAGGAAGAGACAGGGATGACCCCGGAAGATCCGAACGCCGTGCTCCAAACCATGATTGACCTTTTAGAAAATAGCGATGCCGAAGTTCTCGATATCTGGGATACATATAAAACATATTTACTGAAACAGTACCCAAAGCTACCCCACAAAGTGGATGAGTATATCACGTCATTCTCTTTTTCCGAAGCCCTTGAGTGTTTTCAAACAATCTATTCGGGAGATACTCCATGA
- a CDS encoding TIGR02147 family protein: MVSVFEYLDYRKFLKEFYEESKKSNPYFSYRYIGKRLEVDPGYLVKVFQGKYHLTLEKTPLVRRLCGFSAKEEAYFSTLIQFNKAKNDQDVKVYFEKLLSYKEVGATSIVPNQYRFYTRWYYSAIRGLLGYYEFDGDYAKLGKMLSPCISAREAKEGVELLLELGFLEQDEAGVYRLRDANITTGEEWRSIAVREFQQETIALAGESLTRHDKKDRDISTLTVALSRGELDVVRDIIREFRSSVVQYVDSVESPDSVYQLNIQLIPMTEQGGK; encoded by the coding sequence ATGGTTTCGGTATTTGAATATTTAGATTACCGCAAATTTCTCAAAGAGTTTTATGAGGAATCAAAAAAGTCGAACCCCTATTTTTCGTATCGCTATATTGGCAAACGTCTTGAGGTTGATCCAGGATATTTAGTCAAGGTGTTTCAAGGAAAGTATCATTTAACCTTGGAAAAGACACCTCTTGTACGGCGTCTCTGCGGCTTTTCTGCCAAAGAGGAAGCATATTTTTCCACACTTATTCAATTTAATAAAGCAAAAAATGATCAGGATGTTAAAGTATACTTTGAGAAACTTCTTTCCTATAAAGAAGTGGGGGCCACCAGCATTGTGCCAAACCAGTATCGGTTTTATACGCGGTGGTACTATTCTGCAATACGGGGGCTTCTCGGGTACTATGAGTTTGACGGTGACTATGCGAAATTGGGTAAAATGTTAAGCCCGTGTATTTCTGCTCGAGAGGCAAAAGAAGGGGTAGAGCTTCTTCTTGAACTTGGTTTTCTGGAGCAGGATGAAGCGGGGGTGTATCGCTTGCGTGATGCTAATATTACCACGGGCGAAGAGTGGCGATCTATTGCTGTACGTGAATTTCAGCAGGAGACCATTGCCTTGGCTGGAGAGTCCTTAACTCGCCATGATAAAAAAGATCGGGATATCTCAACCCTTACGGTAGCTCTTTCCCGCGGAGAGCTTGATGTTGTGCGGGATATTATTCGTGAATTTCGTTCTTCAGTGGTTCAGTATGTAGACTCCGTTGAGTCTCCCGACTCTGTATATCAGTTAAACATTCAGCTTATACCTATGACAGAGCAGGGAGGGAAGTAA
- a CDS encoding ArsR/SmtB family transcription factor, giving the protein MDTCATLFKALSDKNRLRILGALLTEEPLCAYHIRAMLNVSGATVSNHMALLMETGLVQGEKKGRWMLYHIPEPMKAHPVLIWVASTLEKEPQIGQDRAMVKKVACS; this is encoded by the coding sequence ATGGATACCTGTGCAACCCTGTTTAAAGCTCTTTCTGATAAAAACCGCCTGCGGATTCTCGGGGCCTTACTCACAGAAGAGCCCCTCTGTGCCTACCATATCCGAGCAATGCTCAATGTTTCCGGAGCAACCGTATCAAATCACATGGCTCTCCTCATGGAAACAGGTCTTGTGCAAGGAGAAAAAAAGGGGCGGTGGATGCTCTATCATATCCCTGAACCCATGAAAGCCCATCCCGTACTCATATGGGTCGCTTCGACCCTTGAAAAGGAGCCTCAGATAGGACAAGACAGAGCCATGGTGAAGAAAGTCGCCTGTTCGTAA
- a CDS encoding HD-GYP domain-containing protein — MKEAVPTQTVLLIDDSPQNLASLRSTLKDTYRVIAVREGKKAVEIAQNHPQPDIILVDVMMPDMDGYEVCVYLKNLPHTEHIPIIFVTASTDIESEKLGFDLGAADYITKPISPPRLRARIANHLLLKKNADTMKEKNAELGQLVEQRTEEIVAVQDVAILAMASLAETRDSETGNHIRRTQLYIKILAESLRSQGYYTDLLTDQYIETLYKTAPLHDIGKVGIPDKILLKPGRFTDDEFKVMKTHAELGFRAIKNAEDSLGVRLPFLQIAKEIARYHHERWNGNGYPLKIAGESIPLSARLMALADVYDALISRRVYKEPMSHELAAAIIYDERGDHFDPTIIDIFSTVEDAFKKVAHDYADHQDDIDTKKESLNSYLSHTEKK; from the coding sequence ATGAAAGAAGCAGTACCCACACAGACAGTCTTATTGATTGACGATTCACCACAGAATTTAGCCAGCCTTCGCTCCACCTTAAAAGACACCTATCGAGTAATTGCTGTACGCGAAGGAAAAAAAGCGGTTGAAATTGCGCAAAACCACCCCCAACCAGATATCATACTCGTAGATGTTATGATGCCCGATATGGATGGATATGAGGTATGTGTGTACTTAAAAAATCTCCCTCATACAGAACACATACCGATCATTTTTGTAACAGCCTCCACAGATATTGAGTCTGAAAAACTTGGCTTTGACCTTGGCGCAGCGGATTATATTACCAAACCAATCAGTCCCCCTCGGTTACGAGCCCGCATTGCCAATCATCTTTTATTGAAAAAAAACGCCGATACTATGAAAGAAAAAAATGCTGAATTAGGACAGTTGGTAGAACAACGAACAGAGGAAATTGTGGCAGTGCAAGATGTTGCCATCCTTGCCATGGCTTCTTTGGCAGAAACTCGGGATAGTGAAACTGGCAATCATATTCGACGAACGCAGCTCTATATTAAAATATTGGCTGAATCCTTGCGGAGCCAGGGGTATTATACAGATCTCCTCACAGATCAATACATTGAAACACTCTATAAAACGGCCCCCCTGCACGACATAGGGAAAGTTGGAATTCCTGACAAGATTCTTCTTAAACCGGGACGATTTACCGATGATGAGTTTAAGGTAATGAAAACCCATGCAGAACTTGGGTTTCGCGCCATAAAGAATGCAGAAGATTCCTTGGGAGTTCGCCTTCCATTTCTGCAAATAGCCAAAGAAATTGCCCGTTATCACCATGAACGCTGGAACGGCAATGGCTACCCGCTCAAGATAGCGGGAGAATCCATCCCGCTCAGTGCACGTCTCATGGCCTTGGCAGATGTCTATGATGCCTTAATTAGTCGTCGCGTATACAAAGAACCCATGTCCCATGAACTTGCTGCAGCGATTATCTATGATGAACGGGGAGATCATTTTGACCCCACCATTATTGATATTTTCTCTACGGTGGAAGATGCCTTTAAGAAAGTTGCCCATGATTATGCTGACCACCAAGACGACATCGATACCAAGAAAGAATCCCTTAACTCCTACCTCTCTCACACAGAGAAAAAGTAA
- a CDS encoding ArsJ-associated glyceraldehyde-3-phosphate dehydrogenase: MKKRVLINGFGRMGRLFFRAAHGDPSFEIVAINEPMGDTAGLAHLLTFDSIHGTWDVPVTHTEKSLCIANREILHTQEKTPAAVPLPDIDIVVECSGAFRKEEELVPYFKNGADTVIVSAPVKKGACNIVYGVNDSLYRPDKKLLTAASCTTNCLAPVVKVLQENIGIAHGSITTIHNITNTQRIVDAPHKDLRRARACGSSLIPTTTGSATAITMIYPELTGKLNGLAVRVPLLNASLTDCVFEVERDTTAEEVNALFKEASTTTLAGILGYEERPLVSVDYTNDTRSAIIDAQSTMVVDKRQVKILAWYDNETGYVHRMSDLCRKVAQAL, encoded by the coding sequence ATGAAAAAACGAGTACTGATTAATGGATTTGGAAGAATGGGACGCCTCTTTTTTCGTGCGGCCCATGGAGACCCATCCTTCGAGATTGTCGCAATAAACGAACCCATGGGGGATACGGCCGGCCTTGCACATCTTCTTACCTTTGACTCCATTCACGGAACCTGGGATGTTCCCGTAACACATACAGAAAAGTCCCTCTGTATTGCCAACAGGGAAATTCTACATACACAGGAAAAAACTCCCGCCGCTGTCCCCCTTCCCGATATTGATATCGTGGTGGAGTGCAGCGGTGCCTTTCGGAAGGAAGAGGAGCTTGTACCATATTTCAAAAACGGAGCCGATACGGTTATTGTATCAGCCCCCGTCAAAAAAGGAGCCTGTAATATCGTATACGGTGTAAACGATTCACTCTATAGGCCCGACAAAAAACTTCTCACCGCCGCATCATGCACAACAAACTGCCTTGCTCCTGTGGTGAAGGTACTGCAGGAAAATATCGGCATTGCACACGGCAGTATCACCACAATTCACAATATTACAAACACACAGCGCATTGTTGATGCCCCCCACAAGGATCTTCGCCGGGCACGGGCATGCGGCTCCTCCTTAATACCAACCACCACCGGTTCTGCCACGGCCATTACCATGATTTATCCTGAACTTACGGGAAAATTAAACGGCCTGGCCGTTCGGGTTCCCCTCCTCAACGCATCCCTTACAGATTGTGTTTTTGAAGTGGAACGGGACACAACGGCAGAGGAAGTAAATGCCCTTTTTAAGGAAGCTTCCACCACAACCCTTGCGGGTATTCTGGGATATGAAGAACGCCCCCTTGTATCTGTGGATTATACCAACGACACCAGATCTGCCATTATTGATGCACAATCCACCATGGTGGTTGACAAGCGCCAGGTAAAAATTCTTGCGTGGTATGATAATGAGACAGGGTATGTACACCGTATGTCAGACCTTTGCAGGAAAGTGGCACAGGCCCTATGA
- the arsJ gene encoding organoarsenical effux MFS transporter ArsJ, whose product MNSIKSYAVVTGAYWSFMLTDGAIRMLILLYFHRLGYSPVTLAFLFLLYEFFGMLTNLFGGWFGQKYGLKAPLIWGLSIQPVALIGLSFLNHDWPAAVAIPFVMTMQSLSGIAKDLTKMSSKTAIKYLIPQQKNALLFKWVAVLTGSKNAVKGAGFFVGGFLLQYFGFSNALIILALLILVSLGGSLLFLPPRIGAPAQPKPFQGLFRQQKNIKILSAARVFLFAARDIWFVVAIPIYFSRTLGWTHSQVGTFMAVWVIIYGGVQAGAPALLGRKTKRAPGKTTTMTISCILTAVMGAITLLFHTVPHPEIIIIAGLFLFGAAFAVNSSVHSYLVLAFAHGDTAATNVGFYYMANAGGRLTGTFLSGILFQWGGVSAALAGSTVFLIITTAITGILPDSSKTDISQKMP is encoded by the coding sequence ATGAACAGTATAAAATCCTACGCCGTTGTCACCGGAGCATACTGGTCTTTCATGCTTACTGATGGTGCCATCAGAATGCTTATCCTCCTCTATTTTCACCGTCTTGGATATTCTCCGGTGACCCTGGCATTCCTCTTTCTTCTCTATGAATTCTTTGGAATGCTTACCAACCTTTTTGGCGGGTGGTTTGGGCAAAAATACGGACTGAAGGCTCCATTAATCTGGGGCTTGTCCATTCAGCCGGTTGCTCTCATTGGGCTCAGTTTTTTGAATCATGACTGGCCTGCCGCTGTTGCAATACCCTTTGTTATGACCATGCAGTCCCTCTCAGGCATTGCAAAGGATTTGACAAAAATGAGTTCCAAAACCGCCATAAAATACCTGATCCCCCAGCAGAAGAATGCCCTGCTTTTTAAGTGGGTCGCCGTTCTTACGGGGTCAAAAAATGCCGTAAAAGGGGCCGGTTTTTTTGTGGGGGGATTTCTCCTGCAGTATTTCGGCTTCTCCAACGCCCTGATTATTCTGGCGCTGCTTATCCTTGTATCCCTGGGGGGATCTCTTTTGTTTCTCCCCCCCAGAATTGGTGCCCCTGCGCAGCCGAAACCATTTCAGGGACTCTTTAGACAGCAGAAAAACATCAAAATTCTCTCAGCAGCCCGGGTATTTCTCTTTGCCGCCCGTGATATATGGTTTGTCGTAGCCATACCAATCTATTTCTCCCGCACCTTGGGGTGGACCCATAGTCAGGTGGGCACTTTCATGGCAGTCTGGGTAATTATCTATGGAGGTGTTCAGGCCGGAGCCCCCGCTCTCTTGGGAAGAAAAACAAAAAGGGCTCCCGGAAAAACAACCACCATGACAATCTCCTGTATTCTTACCGCTGTTATGGGGGCAATTACGCTCCTCTTCCATACCGTACCACATCCTGAGATAATCATCATCGCCGGACTGTTTCTCTTCGGCGCAGCCTTTGCGGTAAACTCAAGTGTACATTCCTACCTTGTCCTTGCCTTTGCCCATGGAGATACCGCCGCAACAAATGTGGGGTTTTACTATATGGCAAATGCGGGGGGCCGCCTCACGGGAACATTCTTATCGGGAATACTTTTTCAGTGGGGTGGGGTCAGTGCTGCCCTGGCAGGATCCACGGTATTTTTGATTATTACCACGGCCATTACGGGCATTCTTCCTGATTCATCAAAAACAGATATTTCTCAAAAAATGCCCTAA
- a CDS encoding hybrid sensor histidine kinase/response regulator → MVGKFRKSRFNTPIILIGGYLLLFLSIRTTILTFDRLPNSLNNISIFFIFFFPLVTTRVVTYTALGIKTAISLTSILTAYANATSPMEQDMLINGIISNIVFPLFSLIYLEVLFRGLERIRSMNSQLAAEKEQAEKSRNIKAEFLANMSHEIKTPISGVIGMSQMMLSQNPPSYVRENVLHILDSSKNLLAMVNNILYYSKIESNKYTRKEKFFLLRPFLESLFYTMKQTIPEDKSLTLCHDLSADLPLCIYSDALKLRQILINLISNAIKYTPRGTVTLHCTPTSEGLCFNVIDTGIGIKEEHLTTIFEVFEQVDTHYTKEHQGTGLGLAISQQLAQVLQGTITVTSTEGEGSCFSLTLPCRVEQKKTESPSKEKASEIPRALQDTPLLEKSIHVLLAEDNRVNQIYIKHFLEKNNISTEIAMDGAEAVSLFEKSSFDLVLMDIQMPRMSGLEAAKKIRHIEQQKGSSPTPIIGISASTTEIIEEVSTEAGINAVFPKPINIAQVMGEFRKLQHSS, encoded by the coding sequence ATGGTGGGAAAATTTAGAAAAAGCCGCTTTAATACACCGATCATTCTTATCGGGGGGTATTTACTGCTTTTTCTTAGTATCCGCACAACCATACTTACTTTTGATCGCTTACCGAATTCACTCAATAACATATCAATCTTCTTTATATTCTTCTTTCCCCTCGTTACCACGCGGGTTGTTACATACACAGCCCTCGGGATAAAAACAGCAATCTCTCTAACCTCCATACTTACCGCCTACGCAAATGCAACGTCCCCCATGGAACAGGATATGCTTATCAACGGCATTATCTCCAATATTGTTTTTCCACTCTTCTCCCTGATCTATTTAGAGGTACTCTTTCGTGGGCTAGAACGAATTCGCTCCATGAATTCCCAACTTGCAGCTGAAAAAGAACAGGCGGAAAAATCTCGCAATATTAAGGCTGAGTTTCTTGCCAATATGTCCCACGAGATAAAAACACCCATTAGTGGTGTGATTGGTATGAGTCAAATGATGCTGTCCCAGAATCCTCCCTCGTATGTACGGGAGAACGTACTACACATACTTGACTCTTCGAAAAATCTTCTTGCCATGGTGAATAATATTCTCTACTACTCAAAAATTGAATCGAATAAATACACACGAAAAGAAAAGTTCTTTCTTCTTCGTCCCTTTCTCGAATCCCTTTTCTACACAATGAAGCAAACCATTCCTGAAGATAAATCCCTGACCCTGTGTCATGATCTTTCTGCCGATCTTCCCCTTTGCATCTATTCAGATGCCCTGAAACTGAGACAAATCTTAATTAATCTTATCTCTAACGCCATTAAATACACGCCCCGCGGAACTGTTACCCTCCACTGCACACCCACTTCAGAAGGACTCTGTTTTAACGTCATAGATACGGGCATCGGCATAAAAGAGGAACATCTTACTACCATATTTGAAGTTTTTGAGCAGGTTGATACTCATTACACAAAGGAGCATCAAGGCACAGGGCTCGGCTTAGCCATCTCACAGCAGCTTGCACAGGTACTCCAGGGCACTATCACTGTTACAAGTACGGAGGGAGAAGGCAGCTGCTTTTCCCTTACCCTTCCGTGTAGGGTAGAGCAGAAAAAAACAGAATCCCCATCAAAGGAAAAGGCCTCAGAAATACCAAGGGCACTGCAGGACACCCCCCTCCTTGAAAAAAGTATACATGTGCTCCTTGCCGAAGACAACCGGGTCAACCAGATTTATATTAAGCATTTTCTGGAAAAGAATAATATCAGCACAGAAATAGCCATGGATGGTGCTGAAGCGGTGAGTCTCTTTGAAAAATCGTCCTTTGACCTTGTCCTCATGGATATACAAATGCCACGCATGTCTGGTCTTGAAGCGGCAAAAAAAATACGCCATATCGAACAACAAAAGGGCAGTAGCCCCACACCTATTATTGGCATATCAGCTTCAACAACAGAAATAATTGAAGAAGTATCTACTGAAGCCGGGATCAACGCCGTGTTCCCAAAACCGATTAATATTGCACAGGTTATGGGAGAATTTCGAAAGCTCCAACACTCCTCATAG